From a region of the Oryza sativa Japonica Group chromosome 6, ASM3414082v1 genome:
- the LOC136356865 gene encoding uncharacterized protein: MARTMLDEYVIFWAEAINTACYISNRVFLRSKLGKTSYELRFGHQPKVSHLCVFGCKCFVLKSGNLDKFEARSTDGLFLGYPAHTSGYRVLILGTNKIVETCEVSFNEASSGTRPEIAGTLSQVQGEDGRIFEDESDYDDDDEVGSAGQTGRQAGQTAGTPPVRPAHEERSDRPGSSGSGTVDADRDGPPEITTSTSTDTERGSTSEVAAPLHIQRRHPPEQIIGNIGERTTRSKILLRLCAGNLR; this comes from the exons atggctagaacgatgttggatgagtaTGTTATATTTTGGGCTGAAGCAATTAACACTGcatgttatatttcaaatcgggttttcttgagatctaaacttggaaaaacttcttatgaacttcgatttggacatcaacccaaagtttcacatttgtgtgtttttggttgcaagtgctttgtcttgaaatctggaaatttggataagtttgaggcacgctctactgatggattgtttcttggttaccccgcacatactagtggctatcgtgtacttattttggggacTAACAAAATCGTGGAGACTTGTGAAGTTTCTTTTAATGAGGCTAGTTCAGGTACTAGACCCGAAattgcaggtacactgtcacaggttcagggggaggatggtcgtatttttgaagacgagagcgactacgacgacgacgacgaggtcggctcggccggtcagaccgggcgccaggccggtcagaccgccggcacacctccggtcagaccggcccatgaggagcggtcagaccggccagggtcgtcgggttcgggtactgttgatgctgatcgTGATGGTCCTCCGGAAATTActacttcgaccagtactgatacagaacgtggatcaacttcagaagtcgctgctcctttgcacattcaacgacgacatccgccggaacaaattattggtaatataggtgagcggactacaaggtctaag attttgctgagactatgcgcagggaatttgagatga
- the LOC4340284 gene encoding cytochrome b-c1 complex subunit 8: protein MGKTPVRMKAVVYALSPFQQKVMPGLWKDITTKIHHKVSENWISATLLLAPIVGTYEYAMYYKEQEKLSHRY, encoded by the exons atggGGAAGACGCCGGTGCGGATGAAGGCGGTGGTGTACGCGCTGTCGCCGTTCCAGCAGAAGGTGATGCCGGGGCTGTGGAAGGACATCaccaccaagatccaccacAAGGTCTCCGAGAACTGGATCTCCGCCACGCTCCTCCTCGCCCCCATCGTCGGCACCTACGA GTACGCAATGTACTACAAGGAGCAGGAGAAGCTATCCCACAGATACTAA
- the LOC4340285 gene encoding proteasome subunit alpha type-4-1: MSRRYDSRTTIFSPEGRLYQVEYAMEAIGNAGSALGVLAADGVVLVGEKKVTSKLLQTSRSAEKMYKIDSHLACAVAGIMSDANILLNTARLHAQRYALSYQEPIPVEQLVQSLCDTKQGYTQFGGLRPFGVSFLFAGWDKHHGFQLYMSDPSGNYSGWKAAAVGANSQAAQSMLKQDYRDGMTREEAVALALKVLSKTMDSTSLTAEKLELAEVFLQPGTGEVQYQVCSPEAMGKLLAKAGLSQPAPEA; the protein is encoded by the coding sequence ATGTCTCGCCGGTACGACAGCCGCACGACGATCTTCTCGCCGGAGGGGCGGCTCTACCAGGTGGAGTACGCGATGGAGGCGATCGGGAACGCAGGGTCGGCCCTGGGCGTCCTGGCGGCCGACGGCGTGGTCCTCGTCGGCGAGAAGAAGGTCACCTCCAAGCTCCTCCAGACCTCGCGCTCCGCCGAGAAGATGTACAAGATCGACTCCCACCTCGCCTGCGCCGTCGCCGGGATCATGTCGGACGCCAACATCCTCCTCAACACGGCGCGCCTCCACGCCCAGCGCTACGCCCTCTCCTACCAGGAGCCCATCCCCGTCGAGCAGCTCGTCCAATCCCTCTGCGACACCAAGCAGGGGTACACCCAGTTCGGCGGCCTCCGCCCCTTCGGCGTCTCCTTCCTCTTCGCCGGCTGGGACAAGCACCATGGCTTCCAGCTCTACATGAGCGACCCCTCCGGCAACTACAGCGGCTggaaggccgccgccgtcggggccAACAGCCAGGCGGCGCAGTCCATGCTCAAGCAGGACTACCGCGACGGGATGACACGGGAGGAGgccgtcgccctcgccctcAAGGTGCTTAGCAAGACCATGGATTCGACCAGCTTGACCGCCGAGAAGCTGGAGCTCGCCGAGGTGTTCTTGCAGCCCGGCACCGGGGAGGTGCAGTACCAGGTGTGCTCGCCTGAGGCGATGGGGAAGCTGCTCGCCAAGGCCGGCCTCTCGCAGCCGGCGCCTGAGGCTTGA
- the LOC4340283 gene encoding cystathionine beta-lyase, chloroplastic isoform X1 encodes MSAAAAAAAAAAIPTSLGRLFHLRPTPNPSRNLSGSSAQPLLRLSYHPRLTLSRRMEAPAAIADSHGGGDLSASAVGAEALGAVAAPDFDVEMKEPSVATILTSFENSFDGFGSMSTPLYQTATFKQPSATDNGPYDYTRSGNPTRDVLQSLMAKLEKADQAFCFTSGMAALAAVTHLLKSGQEIVAGEDIYGGSDRLLSQVAPRHGIVVKRIDTTKISEVTSAIGPLTKLVWLESPTNPRLQITDIKKIAEIAHYHGALVLVDNSIMSPVLSRPLELGADIVMHSATKFIAGHSDLMAGILAVKGESSLAKEIAFLQNAEGSGLAPFDCWLCLRGIKTMALRVEKQQANAQKIAEFLASHPRVKKVNYAGLPDHPGRSLHYSQAKGAGSVLSFLTGSLALSKHVVETTKYFNVTVSFGSVKSLISLPCFMSHASIPSAVREERGLTDDLVRISVGIEDADDLIADLDHALRSGPA; translated from the exons atgagcgccgccgccgccgccgccgccgccgccgcaatccccACCTCTCTCGGCCGCCTCTTCCACCTCCGCCCCACCCCGAACCCCTCCCGGAACCTTAGCGGCAGCTCAGCGCaacccctcctccgcctcagCTACCACCCACGCCTCACGCTCTCTCGCCGCAtggaggcgccggcggcgatcgccgactcccacggcggcggcgacctgagCGCGTCCGCGGTCGGCGCGGAGGCGctgggcgccgtcgccgctccggaTTTCG ATGTGGAGATGAAGGAGCCTAGCGTGGCGACGATACTGACGAGCTTCGAGAACTCGTTCGATGGGTTCGGGTCTATGAGCACGCCGCTGTACCAGACGGCCACGTTTAAGCAG CCTTCAGCAACCGATAATGGACCTTATGATTACACTAGAAGTGGTAACCCTACACGTGATGTTCTCCAAAG CCTTATGGCTAAGCTTGAGAAGGCGGATCAGGCATTCTGCTTCACCAGTGGGATGGCAGCACTAGCTGCAGTAACACACCTCCTTAAGTCTG GACAAGAAATAGTTGCTGGAGAGGACATATATGGTGGCTCAGACCGTCTGCTCTCACAAGTTGCCCCGAGACATGGGATTGTAGTAAA ACGAATTGATACAACCAAAATTAGTGAGGTAACTTCTGCAATTGGGCCCTTGACTAAACTAGTATGGCTTGAAAGTCCCACCAATCCCCGTCTACAAATTACTGATATAAAG AAAATAGCAGAGATAGCTCATTACCATGGTGCTCTTGTTTTAGTAGACAACAGCATCATGTCTCCTGTGCTCTCCCGTCCTCTAGAACTTGGAGCAG ATATTGTTATGCACTCAGCAACCAAATTTATAGCTGGACATAGCGATCTTATGGCTGGAATTCTTGCGGTGAAGGGTGAAAG CAGCTTGGCTAAAGAGATTGCATTTCTACAAAATGCTGAAGGATCAGGTTTGGCACCATTTGATTGCTGGCTTTGTTTGAGAGGAATCAAAACCATGGCTTTGCGGGTGGAGAAGCAGCAG GCTAATGCTCAGAAGATTGCTGAATTTCTAGCTTCTCATCCAAGAGTAAAGAAAGTGAACTATGCAGGACTTCCTGATCATCCTGGACGATCTCTACACTATTCCCAG GCAAAGGGAGCGGGTTCAGTTCTCAGTTTCCTAACTGGTTCATTAGCTCTCTCAAAACATGTTGTTGAGACCACAAAGTACTTCAATGTAACAGTTAGCTTTG GAAGTGTGAAATCGCTCATTAGCCTGCCATGCTTCATGTCACACGCCAGCATCCCTTCTGCGGTTCGCGAGGAGCGCGGCCTGACAGACGATCTAGTCAGGATATCGGTTGGAATTGAGGATGCCGACGACCTCATAGCGGATCTTGATCATGCTCTCCGGTCTGGTCCAGCTTAG
- the LOC4340283 gene encoding cystathionine beta-lyase, chloroplastic isoform X2, whose amino-acid sequence MSAAAAAAAAAAIPTSLGRLFHLRPTPNPSRNLSGSSAQPLLRLSYHPRLTLSRRMEAPAAIADSHGGGDLSASAVGAEALGAVAAPDFDVEMKEPSVATILTSFENSFDGFGSMSTPLYQTATFKQPSATDNGPYDYTRSGNPTRDVLQSLMAKLEKADQAFCFTSGMAALAAVTHLLKSGQEIVAGEDIYGGSDRLLSQVAPRHGIVVKRIDTTKISEVTSAIGPLTKLVWLESPTNPRLQITDIKKIAEIAHYHGALVLVDNSIMSPVLSRPLELGADIVMHSATKFIAGHSDLMAGILAVKGESLAKEIAFLQNAEGSGLAPFDCWLCLRGIKTMALRVEKQQANAQKIAEFLASHPRVKKVNYAGLPDHPGRSLHYSQAKGAGSVLSFLTGSLALSKHVVETTKYFNVTVSFGSVKSLISLPCFMSHASIPSAVREERGLTDDLVRISVGIEDADDLIADLDHALRSGPA is encoded by the exons atgagcgccgccgccgccgccgccgccgccgccgcaatccccACCTCTCTCGGCCGCCTCTTCCACCTCCGCCCCACCCCGAACCCCTCCCGGAACCTTAGCGGCAGCTCAGCGCaacccctcctccgcctcagCTACCACCCACGCCTCACGCTCTCTCGCCGCAtggaggcgccggcggcgatcgccgactcccacggcggcggcgacctgagCGCGTCCGCGGTCGGCGCGGAGGCGctgggcgccgtcgccgctccggaTTTCG ATGTGGAGATGAAGGAGCCTAGCGTGGCGACGATACTGACGAGCTTCGAGAACTCGTTCGATGGGTTCGGGTCTATGAGCACGCCGCTGTACCAGACGGCCACGTTTAAGCAG CCTTCAGCAACCGATAATGGACCTTATGATTACACTAGAAGTGGTAACCCTACACGTGATGTTCTCCAAAG CCTTATGGCTAAGCTTGAGAAGGCGGATCAGGCATTCTGCTTCACCAGTGGGATGGCAGCACTAGCTGCAGTAACACACCTCCTTAAGTCTG GACAAGAAATAGTTGCTGGAGAGGACATATATGGTGGCTCAGACCGTCTGCTCTCACAAGTTGCCCCGAGACATGGGATTGTAGTAAA ACGAATTGATACAACCAAAATTAGTGAGGTAACTTCTGCAATTGGGCCCTTGACTAAACTAGTATGGCTTGAAAGTCCCACCAATCCCCGTCTACAAATTACTGATATAAAG AAAATAGCAGAGATAGCTCATTACCATGGTGCTCTTGTTTTAGTAGACAACAGCATCATGTCTCCTGTGCTCTCCCGTCCTCTAGAACTTGGAGCAG ATATTGTTATGCACTCAGCAACCAAATTTATAGCTGGACATAGCGATCTTATGGCTGGAATTCTTGCGGTGAAGGGTGAAAG CTTGGCTAAAGAGATTGCATTTCTACAAAATGCTGAAGGATCAGGTTTGGCACCATTTGATTGCTGGCTTTGTTTGAGAGGAATCAAAACCATGGCTTTGCGGGTGGAGAAGCAGCAG GCTAATGCTCAGAAGATTGCTGAATTTCTAGCTTCTCATCCAAGAGTAAAGAAAGTGAACTATGCAGGACTTCCTGATCATCCTGGACGATCTCTACACTATTCCCAG GCAAAGGGAGCGGGTTCAGTTCTCAGTTTCCTAACTGGTTCATTAGCTCTCTCAAAACATGTTGTTGAGACCACAAAGTACTTCAATGTAACAGTTAGCTTTG GAAGTGTGAAATCGCTCATTAGCCTGCCATGCTTCATGTCACACGCCAGCATCCCTTCTGCGGTTCGCGAGGAGCGCGGCCTGACAGACGATCTAGTCAGGATATCGGTTGGAATTGAGGATGCCGACGACCTCATAGCGGATCTTGATCATGCTCTCCGGTCTGGTCCAGCTTAG